One segment of Acidianus sp. HS-5 DNA contains the following:
- a CDS encoding dihydrodipicolinate synthase family protein, whose protein sequence is MKGLLTALVTPFNSSGDLNLDALNVLINFDLTRGVDGFWVLGTTGEFNMLSIEEKMQVAKKVIDLAKGKTLLGVNENSTFNSLKITKYFVDLGADGIFSVPPIYHKPSEKGLIHYYEDLGKFGEQVYVYNIPSLVGYNIPLSVLQKLVEDGIIQGMKYTTSDFESLINYMRFLKSLNSKFEFLSGNDKFMLISLLYGVDGIVSGISNFAPEIVSQLYKSVKEGKIPDALKLQETIDKLVDVTSLTDYPAGIKIALRYRGLDMGSSRKPLEENITADSAIYHSLKEFNL, encoded by the coding sequence ATGAAAGGATTATTAACAGCACTTGTTACTCCGTTTAATTCATCTGGAGATTTAAACCTAGATGCCCTTAATGTACTTATAAATTTTGATTTAACCAGAGGAGTAGATGGTTTTTGGGTTCTTGGAACTACTGGAGAATTTAATATGCTCTCAATAGAGGAAAAAATGCAGGTAGCAAAGAAGGTAATAGATCTAGCTAAAGGAAAAACATTGTTAGGAGTTAATGAAAACTCAACTTTCAATTCCTTAAAGATTACAAAATATTTTGTTGATTTGGGAGCAGATGGAATTTTCTCAGTTCCTCCTATATATCACAAACCCAGCGAAAAGGGTTTAATTCATTATTATGAAGATTTAGGCAAATTTGGTGAACAAGTTTACGTATATAATATTCCATCTTTAGTAGGGTACAATATTCCACTCAGCGTATTACAAAAACTTGTAGAAGATGGAATAATTCAAGGTATGAAATATACTACGTCAGACTTTGAGAGTTTAATAAATTATATGCGATTCCTTAAGAGCTTAAACAGTAAATTTGAATTTCTATCTGGAAATGATAAATTTATGCTTATTTCATTGCTTTATGGTGTAGATGGCATAGTGTCTGGAATATCTAATTTTGCCCCGGAAATAGTTTCTCAACTTTATAAGAGCGTAAAAGAAGGTAAAATTCCTGATGCGTTAAAGCTTCAAGAAACTATAGATAAGCTAGTCGATGTTACTTCTTTAACTGACTATCCGGCAGGAATTAAGATAGCTTTAAGATATAGGGGACTAGATATGGGAAGTAGTAGAAAGCCTTTAGAAGAAAATATAACTGCAGACTCTGCAATTTATCATAGTCTAAAGGAATTTAATTTATGA